In Embleya scabrispora, the DNA window GCCAGCAGTCCATGTCGAGGCAGTAGCCGTGGCACAACACCACCGTCACCGGGGCGTCGCGGTCGCCGTCCACCTCGGCGTACAACTCGACGCCGTCATCGGCGGTGATCAGGTGCGGCTCGCCGCGCAGCGTGCCGAACTCGGCGAGCGCGTCCAATTGGGCCTCGGTACGGCGGCGGAAGGCGCGGCCGACCGTCATGCGCTCTATCGCCACGCCCGCGGCGGCGCCCGCCGCGAGCACACCGACCGCGGCGCCGAGGATGCCGGCCCGGCGGCCGAGCGCGCGACCGGCGCCCGAGGCGGCGGGCACGGGGGTGGCGGGCAGGGGGGTGGTCACGACGCGCCCGTCCCGGTGTGGACCCTGGGCACCCGGGCGCCGATGCGGGTGACGATCTCGTAGGAGATGGTGCCGATCGCCACCGCCCAGTCCTCGGCGGTGGGCTCACCCCGGTCGCCGGGGCCGAACAGGATCGCCTCGTCGCCCGCGCTCGCCTCGTCGTCGCCGAGGTCGACCACGAACTGGTCCATCGCCACCCGGCCCGCGATCGTGCGCCGCCGCCCCGCCACCTGGACCGGGCCGACGTTGCTCGCGTGGCGGGGGATGCCGTCGGCGTAACCGGTGGGGATCAGCGCGAGGTTGGTGTCCCTCGGCGCGATCCAGGCGTGCCCGTAGGAGACGCCGTGGCCGGCCGGCACCCGCTTGACCCCGGCCAGGTTCGCCGCCAGCGTCATCGCCGGGCGCAGGCCGAAGTCGGCCGGGCCGCCGACCTCGGGCACGGGCGAGAGGCCGTAGCCGGCCAGGCCGACCCGGACCAGGTCGAAGTGCGTGTCGGGCAGGAGCAGTGTGGCCGGCGAGTTGGCCATGTGCCGCACCTCGGGGGTGACCCCGCGGCCCTCGGCGTGGGCGAGCATCGCCACGAACTCGTCCAGTTGGGCCGGCACGGACGGATGTCCGGGCTCGTCGGCGCAGGCGAAGTGCGACCACAGGCCGACCACCTCGACCGAGCCGTCGGCCTCGGCCTTGAGCGCGGCGTCGACCAGGGCCGGCCAGTCGGCGGGCGTGCAGCCGTTGCGCCCCAGGCCGGTGTCCGCCTTCAGGTGCACGCGCGCCGGTCGCTCGGCCGCCCGGGCGGCCGCCACCACCTCGCGCAGCGCCCACGCTCCGCTCACCGAGATGTCCACGTCGGCGCGCACCGCGTCCTCGAAGGCGTCCCCCGGGGCCCACAGCCAGGTGAGCACCCGGCCGGTGTCGCCCGCCGCGCGCAGCGCCAGCGCCTCCTCGACCACGGCGGTGCCCAGCCAGGTCGCGCCGCCCGCGCGGGCCGCGCGGGCGCAGGGGACCATGCCGTGTCCGTAGGCGTTCGACTTGACCACGCTCATCACCGCCGCCGACCCCACCCGGGCCCGGATGGCCGCGATGTTGTCCCGAATCGCATCCAGATCGATCCGCGCTTCGGCACGCATGGGGCAGGTGGTCCTTCCGACGACGATCATCGAACACGAGTCCGGGGCGCGGTCCCGGCCGGCCGCCGGGCCCGGAAGATCCCCGAGCTCAAGACTCCCAGTGTGGCAGGCCCGAACCCGGGCGGCGTCCTCCTCACGTGCCGGTGACGTCCGCCCACACCCCGGGCAGCGCCCGGACCAGGTCCGGCGCGGTCACCGGGCCGGGCAGCGTCCGGGCGGCCAGTCCGTGCAGCCAGGCGGCCACCGAGCCGGCGTCCAGCGCGTCCAGACCGGCCGCGAGCAGCGCGCCGGCCAGGCCGGAGAGCACGTCGCCGCTGCCCGCGGTGGCCAGGCGCGGGGTGCCGGTGGGATTGACCCGGGCCCGGCCGTCGGGCGCGGCGATCACCGTGGTGGAGCCCTTGAGCAGGACCACGCAGCGGTACAGCGCGGCGAGCCGGCGCGCGTGCTCCAACCGCGCCGCCTCGATCCGCTCGCGGGTGACCTCGACGCCCGCGGCGGCGAACAGGCGCACCGCCTCGCCCGCGTGCGGGGTCAACAGCGCCGGGGCGGGCCGGGTGCCGGGGGCGGAGCGGGCGAGCAGGGTCAGGCCGTCCGCGTCCACCAGCACGGGCACCTCCGCGCCCAGCACGCTCGCGAAGCGCGCCTCGGCGTCCGGGTCGGTGTCCAGGCCGGGACCGACCACCCACGCCTGCACCCGGCCGGCCTCCGCCGGGGGCGCCTGGGTCGCCAGCGCCTCCGGGTGGGCCGCGAGCACCGGGCCGAGCACGGCGGCCGGCCCCGTGCAGCGGACCGCGCCGACCCCGCCGCGCACCGCCGCGCCGACCACCAGGACCGCCGCGCCCGGGTAGCGGGGCGAGCCCGCGGCCACGCCGAGCACACCGCGCGAATACTTGTCGCTCTCCCCCGAGGGGGTGGGCAGCAGCCGGGCCACGTCGTCGAGTTGCAGCACGGTCGGATTCGGCTCCGGCAGGTGCGGGCCGAGGCCGATGTCGACCAGGTGCACCACCCCCGCGTGGGCCGCGCCGGGGTCGATCAGCAGGCCCGGTTTGTGGGTGCCGAAGGTGACCGTCACATCGGCCCGTACCGCCGCGCCCGCGACCTCGCCGGTGTCCGCGTCCACCCCGCTGGGCACGTCGACCGCGACCACCATCGCCCCCGACACCCGGGCGAGCAGCGCGGCGGCCGTCGGTCGCAGTGCGCCCCGGCCGCCGATCCCGACGATGCCGTCCAGGACCAGGTCGGCCCGGCCGAGCAGGCCGGCGAGGCCCGGGCGGTCCGGGTCGACCGCGTCCAGCGCCCGTACGCCGGCCGCCCGGGCCCAGGCGAGGCCGGCCGCGTGGGCCCGGTCCGGGGCGAGCAGCAGGGCGTCCACGCGCGCGCCGCGCCGGGCCAGCATGCCGCCCGCGTACAGCGCGTCGCCGCCGTTGTCGCCGCTGCCCACCAGGAGCACCACGCGGGCGCCGTAGACCCGGTCGAGCAGGCGCACGCAGGTGCCGGCCAGCCCGGCCGCGGCGCGGCGCATCAGGGTGCCCTCGGGCAGCGTCGCGAGCAGCGCGGCCTCCGCGGCGCGTACCTGCTCGACCGTGTGTGCGGCGCGCATGGGCGACCCCCTAGCCCTCGGCGATGACGACAGCGGAAGCGATGCCCGCGTCGTGGCTGAGCGACACATGCCAGTGCATCACACCCAACTCGGCGGCGCGCGCGGCTACCGTGCCGGTGACGGCCAGCAGTGGGCGGCCGGAGTCCTCGGTGGTCACCTCGGCGTCCAGCCAGTGCAGTCCGCCGGGCGCGCCGAGCGCCTTGGCCAGTGCCTCCTTGGCGGCGAAGCGCGCGGCCAGCGAGGCGACCCCGCGGGGCTGTCCGGGACGCACGTTCCGCTCCGCCTCGGTGAACAGCCGATCGGCCAGTCCGGGCGTGCGCTCCAGCGACTGCCCGAAGCGTGCGATGTCCGCCACGTCGATACCCACACCGATGATCACGGCCCGAGCCTATTGCCGGGCACGGCGCCGAAGGACACACACCGACCCGGGCTCGGCGCACCGCGCGCCGACAACGCGGCCGGGCCGCATCCCCGGCGGGGACGCGGCCCGATCGGCTCGCGAAACGGTCCTGCGCGGTGCTCGTGGCGGCGTACCCCCGCCCGCTCAGGAGGCTTCGACAACCTCCGATGTGCGAGTCCGCCCGGCGATGGTGACCGGCGCCTCGACCCGCCGCACCGCGGGGGCGCGCCGGGGGGCCCGCTGACCCAGCACCATCGCGCCCAGGGCGATCACCAGGCCGAGCACCTGGAGCGGGGTCAGCGTCTGGCCCAGCACGATCAGGCCGGCGAGCGTGGCGATCACCGGGTTGACCAGGCCGAGGAAGGAGGCCACCCCGGCGCCGAGCCGCTCGATGCCGCGGAACCACAGGACGTAGGCGAGCGCGGTGCCGATCAGCACGAGGTAGCCGAAGCCGAGCAGGTTGCGGCCGGTGGGCACCGGCGGCATGCCCTCGACGGCGAACATCAGCGGGACGATGACCATGCCGCCGACGGTGAGCTGCCAACCGGTGGTGGCCAGGAGCGAGACGCCCTCGGGACGACCCCAGCGGGCCGACATCACCACGCCGGCCGCCATCAAGGTGGTGGCGACGAGCATCAGGCCGACCCCGATCGGGTCGATCTTCGCCTGCGAGCTGAGCACCAGCAGGCCGACCCCGATCACCCCGCCGACACCGGCGAGCAGGACCCGGGGCTGCGTGCGCACCTTCAGGATCAGAAACGACAGGCCCGCGACGATCAGCGGCGACACCGCGCCGATCGTGGCGGCGACACCGCCGGGCAGGCGGTAGGCGCCGGCGAAGATCAGCGGGAAGAACAGTCCGACGTTGAGCATCCCCAGGACGAACGAGCGCCACCACCACACGCCGGTGGGCAGTCGGCGCGCCAGGGCGACCAGGATCAGCCCCGCGGGCAGCGCCCGCACGCCCGCCGCGAGCAGCGGCCGGTCCGCCGGGAGCATCTGCGTGGTCACGAGGTAGGTGGTCCCCCACGTGGCCGGGGCCACGGCCGTCGCCAGGAGCATTCCCAGGCGACCGAGTCCCTTGCTACCGCCCTGCACCGCCATGACCTTCACCTCAACGCTAGTTTTACGAGCACTGACTATCTCAACGTTGAGATAAGTAAATACCCAGGGTCTGCGAGCGTCAAGTAGATGAGCGTTGAGATAAATTGGAGCCATGACAGGACGCGACGCAATTGATGACGTATGGGACCAATGGCACCGTGAACGCCCCGAGATCGACCCCGACCTGCTGGACGTGATGGCCGCAGTCGGCCGCATGAACCGACTGCGCCGCCACATCGACCAGACGTTGCGGACCTACTTCGCCCGATACGGGCTCGACTTCTCCGAGTTCGACGTGCTGGCCACGCTGCGCCGCTCCGGCGGCGCCGAGGGGGTCAGCGCGGGCACGCTGCTGCGCTCGGCGATGGTGACGTCGGGCGCGATCACCAACCGGGTGGACAAGCTCACCGCCAAGGGCCTGGTCGAGCGCTCGGTCTGCGCGGAGGACCGCCGCTCGGTCCGGGTCAAGCTGACCCCGGAGGGCATCCGGCTCGTGGACGACATCCTGCTCGGCCACATCGAGAACGAGGCACGCTTCCTGGCCGTACTCGACGCAGACGAGCGCGACCTGCTCAACAACTTGCTACGCAAACTGCTGATCGCGCAGGGGGATACGCACTTGGGTTGATCGGCGGGAGGGGGCGGGGCGGGGGTGGGAGGGGTGGGTGGGTCGGGATCGCGGCGAGGGCGGAGGGGCGGGCCGGGGTCGCGACGGGAGCGGGAGGGTGGGCGCGGTCGCGACGGGGGCGGGTGGGTGGGCGCGGTCGCGGCGGGGGCGGGTGGGTGGGCGCGGGGGCGGAGGGGCGGGCCGGGGTCGCGGCGAGAGCGGGTGGGTGGGCGCGGTCGCGGCGAGAGCAGGAGGGTGGGCGCGGTCGCGGCGAGAGCAGGACGGCAGGCACAGTCGCGACGAGAGCGAAAGGGTGGGCGCGGTCGCGACGGGAGGGCAGGGGTGGGCCGGGGTCGTGGTGGCGGCGGCGGCTTTTTATTGGGCGCTTCGCGCCGGCTCGCGAGGCACCGCTTTTCTGCTCCCCCGCTTCGCTCCTCCGCAGAAAAGCGGCACCCCGCTCGCGGCTGTGCGCCCCTCCGCTTCGCTCCGGGTCGCCCAGCCTAAAAAAACAAGGCGGCTCCGCCGCTCTCCGCGCTTCGCGCGTCGATCACCACCTCGGCCCCACTCGTGGGCGCTGACGCGCCGACGGGGTGCACCAACGACTCGGGTCACCGGGCAAGGCCCACATCGCGGCGGTGGCCAGGCGGGGCGGGACCCGCGTCGTGTCGCGAGCCTGGCCTCCCCGCCCCTCACCCCCGTGGCGCGTCAGCGCCCACGAGAAGGGCCGCCCACGCGATCGACGCGCGCAGCGCGGAGAGCGGCGGAGCCGCCGCTTGTTTTTTTAGGCTGGGCGACCCGGAGCGAAGCGGAGGGGCGCACAGCCGCGAGCGGGGTGCCGCTTTTCTGCGGAGGAGCGAAGCGGGGGAGCAGAAAAGCGGTGCCTCGCGAGCCGGCGCGAAGCGCCCAATAAAAAGCCGCCGCCGCCACCACGACCCCGGCCCACCCTTTCACTCCCGTCGCGACTCCGGCCCGGAGCCCTACCACCGCCGCGACCCCGGCCCGGAGCCTTAACCGTCACGACTCCGGCCCGGAGCCCCCGCGCCCCCTACTCCACCGTCACCGACTTCGCCAAGTTCCGCGGCTGGTCCACCTCGTGCCCCTTGGCCGTGGCCAGTTCACACGCGAACACCTGGAGCGGCACCGTGGACACCAGCGGCTGCAGCAGTACCGGCGTGGCCGGGATGCGCACCAGGTGGTCGGCGTACGGCACGACCGCCTCGTCGCCCTCCTCGGCGATCACGATGGTGCGCGCGCCCCGGGCCCGGATCTCCTGGATGTTGGACACGATCTTGTCGTGCAGCACCGAGCGCCCGCGCGGCGACGGGACCACCACGACCACCGGCAGGCCCTCCTCGATCAGCGCGATCGGGCCGTGCTTGAGCTCGCCCGCGGCGAAGCCCTCGGCGTGCATGTACGCCAGTTCCTTGAGCTTCAGCGCGCCTTCGAGGGCCACGGGGTAACCCACGTGCCGGCCCAGGAACAACACCGAGCCCGCGTCCTTGAGCGATCGCGCCAACTCGCGCACCGGCTCCATGGTGTCCAGGACCTTGTCCACCATCTCGGGCATCGCCGCGAGCTGCTCGATCACCTCGGTGATCTCGTCGCCCCACTTGGTGCCGCGCACCTGGCCCAGGTACAGCGCGACCAGATAGCACGCGACCAGCTGGGTCAGGAACGCCTTCGTCGAGGCCACCGCGACCTCGGGGCCGGCGTGCGTGTACAGCACGGCGTCCGCCTCGCGCGGCATCGTCGAGCCGTTGGTGTTGCAGATGACCAGTACCTTGGCGCCCTGCTCGCGGGCATGCCGCTGGGCCATCAGGGTGTCCATCGTCTCGCCGGACTGCGAGATCGTCACCACCAGCGTCTGCCGGTCCAGGATCGGGTCGCGGTAGCGGAACTCGCTGGCCAGCTCGACCTCGCAGGGCACCCGGGTCCAGTGCTCGATCGCGTACTTGGCGATCAGGCCCGCGTGGAACGAGGTGCCACAGGCGATGATCACCACCTTGTCGATCTCGCGCAGCACCTCGTCGGCGATCCGCACCTCGTCGAGCACCAGGCGCCCGTCGGTGCCGATCCGGCCCAGCAGGGTGTCGCCGACCGCCTTGGGCTGCTCGGCGATCTCCTTGAGCATGAAGTAGTCGTAGCCGTCCTTCTCCGCGGCCGACACATCCCAGTCGACGTGGTACTCGCGAAAGGCCGCCGGCGCGCCGTGGAAGTCGGTCACCGTGACGCTGTCCCGGCGCAGCTCCACGACCTGGTCCTGACCCAGCTCGATCGCCTCGCGCGTGTGCTCGATGAACGCGGCCACATCCGACGCCAGGAAGTTCTCGCCGACGCCGCGACCGACCACCAGCGGGGAGTTGCGGCGCGCGCCGACCACCACGTCGGGGGCGTCGGCATGCGTCGCGACCAGGGTGAACGCGCCCTCCAGGCGGCGGCAGACCCGGCGCATCGCCTCGGCCAGGTCCTGCCCCGCGCCCGGGAACTCCTCGGCCAGCAGGTGCGCGACGACCTCGGTGTCCGTCTCGGAGGCCAGCTTGTGCCCGCGCTCGGTCAGCTCGGCCCGCAACGCCGCGAAGTTCTCGATGATCCCGTTGTGCACGACCGCGACCCGGCCCGCGTTGTCCAGGTGCGGATGCGCGTTCACGTCGTTGGGCGCGCCGTGTGTGGCCCACCGCGTATGACCGATGCCGCACGTCCCCACCGGAAGCGGCGACTGCGTCAGCGCGTCCACGAGGTTGGCCAGTTTCCCGGCCCGCTTCTCGCTCACCAGCGCCCCGTCCACGAGCACGGCCACCCCGGCCGAGTCGTAGCCGCGGTACTCCAGCCGCCTGAGCCCGCCGATGACCACATCCAGCGCCGATTGAGCGCCCACATATCCCACAATCCCGCACATGGGGGCCAGCCTACGGGGTCCGCATCCGGCCGGCGGAAAGGCGTTCGACGGCCCGGCGACGGGCGGCCCGCGCCCACTGGCGACAATGAGCGGGTGCATTCCTTCGCGGCTCAGGGGCCGGCTCGCGACCTGTCCCCCTTCGTCGAACTCGACCGCGCCGCCTGGACCCGACTTCGGGCCGGGACGCCGCTGCCGCTCACCGCGGACGAACTCGAGCGCCTGCGCGGCCTGGGCGACGTGGTGGACCTGGACGAGGTCTCCGACGTCTACCTGCCGCTGTCGCGCCTGCTCAACCTCTACGTCGGCGCCACCCGGGGTCTGGGTCGCGCGCTCACCACGTTCCTGGGCAACGGCGAGAACCCGGGGATACCGTTCGTGATCGGCGTCGCCGGCAGCGTCGCCGTCGGCAAGAGCACCACCGCGCGCATCCTGCGCGAACTGCTCGCCCGCTGGCCCGACCATCCGCACGTGGAACTGCTGACCACCGACGGCTTCCTGTACCCCAACGAGGAGTTGGAACGCCGCGGCATCATGCACCGCAAGGGTTTCCCCGAGTCCTACGACCGGCGGGCCCTGGTGCGCTTCGTGGCCGACGTCAAGGCGGGCAAGCCCGAGGTCACCGCGCCGGTCTACTCGCACCTGACCTACGACATCGTGCCGAACGAGCGGCTGACCATCCACCGGCCCGACATCCTGATCGTCGAGGGCCTCAACGTGCTGCAACCGGCGTCGCCGACCGCCGACGGGCGCCCCCGGCTCGCGCTGTCCGACTTCTTCGACTTCAGCGTGTACGTGGACGCGCGCACCCAGGACATCCGCCGCTGGTACCTGGAGCGCTTCCTCAAGCTGCGCCAGACCGCGTTCCGCGACCCGGCCTCGTACTTCCGCAAGTACGCGGTGATGACGCCCGACGACGCGCTGCGCTACGCGGAGAACACGTGGGCGACGATCAACGAGGTCAATCTCGTGCAGAACATCCGCCCCACCCGCGGGCGCGCCACGCTGGTGCTGCAAAAGGACGCGGAACACGCGGTGAGCCGACTGCGGCTGCGGAAGTTGTGAACCCGGGTACCTTCACGGGATGTTTCATCTTCGGCTGATCGTCCCCGTCGAGCGCAGCGCCGCCGTGCGCGACCTGCTGCTCACCGAGCCCGGAGCCACCCACCTGGTGATCTGGCCGGGCGCCGCGGTACAGCCCGCGGGCGACGTGATCTCCTGCGACCTCGCCCGTGAGGCCACCAGTTCGGTGATCGCCGAACTGCGCGCGCTGAACCTGCACCGGGACGGCTCGATCGCGCTCGAGGACCTGGACGTGATGTTGTCCCGCTCCGCCGACGAGGCGGAGCGGGACGCGCCGGGCGAGAGCGCCGACTCCGTGGTCTGGGAGGAGATCGAGGAGGCCACCTCCGAGGAGTCCACCCTCTCGGTGACGTTCCTGGCCTTCTTGACGGTGGCCACCATGATCGCGGCGTGCGGCGTGCTGCTCGACAACGCCATCCTGATCGTCGGCGCGATGGTGGTCGGTCCCGAGTTCGGCCCGCTGGCCGGACTGTGCGTGGCCGCGGTACAGCGCCGGCCCCGGCTCGCCGCCCGCTCCGGGCTCGCCCTGCTGATCGGCTTCCCGGTCGCGATGCTGGCCACCATGGCCTTCACCGCGCTCCTGGGCGTGCTCGGCCTGTTCGAGCGAGACATGCTGGAACGCCCGCGCCCGCTCACCGAGTTCATCTATCAACCGGACTGGCTGTCGTTCTGGGTCGCGATGTTGGCCGGTGTCGCGGGCATGCTCTCGTTGACCAGCGCCAAGTCCGGCGCGCTGATCGGTGTGCTGATCTCGGTCACCACCGTGCCCGCCGCCGCGAACGCGGCGGTGGCGATCTGGTACACCGACTACGCGCAGGCGGGCGGCTCGCTGGGCCAACTCGGCCTGAACCTGGTCGCCATCGTCATCGCCGGCACCCTGACGCTGCTCGTCCAGCGCGGCCTGTGGAACCTGCGGGCGGCACGCACCAAGCGGCGGCCCCCGGCCGTCGCGCCGGGAGCCGCCGAGTCGTCGTGAACCCGCGCGGGTTCGACCGCGCTACTCCAGCGCGAGCAACGTGCGTACCACTTCGGCCAGATGCGCGGCCTCGTCGTGCGCCTGGTCGTGGGTCTCGGCCTCGACCATCACCCGGACCAGCGGCTCGGTGCCCGACGGACGCAGCAGCACCCGGCCGGTGGCGCCCAGCCGCTCCTCCACCAGCGCGACGGCGCGGGCGAGTTCGGGGGTGGTGTGCACCCGGGTGCGGTCCACGCCGGCGACGTTGACCAGCCGCTGCGGCAGGCGGGTCATCACCGACGCCAACTCGTGCAGCGGCTTGCCGGTCTCCGCGACGCGCGCGAGCAGGCGCAGCGCGGTCAGCGTGCCGTCGCCGGTGGTCGCGTGCTCCAACAGCACCACGTGGCCCGACTGTTCGCCGCCCAGCGAGAGCCCCGAGGCCTGCATGGCCTCCAGTACGTAGCGGTCGCCGACCGCGGTCTCCACCATCTTGATGCCCGCGGCCTGCATGGCCAGCCTGAGCCCGAGGTTGGACATCACGGTGGCCACCAACGTGTTGTCCACGAGATGCCCGCCGTCGCGCATGGCCAGCGCGAGCACCGCCAGGATCGCGTCGCCGTCGACCAGCTCGCCGCGCGCGTCCACCGCCAGACACCGGTCGGCGTCGCCGTCGTGCGCGATGCCGGCGTCGGCGCCGTGCTCGACCACGGCCGCCGCGAGCGCGTCCATGTGCGTGGAGCCGCAGTTGTCGTTGATGTTCAGGCCGTCGGGCTCCGCGTGGATCGCGATCACCTCGGCCCCGGCCCGGCGCAGCGCGTCCGGCGCGACCGCCGAGGAGGCGCCGTTGGCGCAGTCCACGACCACCTTGAGCCCGTCCAGGCGGTGCGGCAGGGACGACAGCAGGTGCTCGACGTAGCGCTCGTGACCCTCGGGGTGGTCCTGTACCCGGCCGACCGCGGAGCCGGTCGGCCGCTCCCACTCGGTGCCGAGCAGCGCCTCGATCCGGTCCTCCACCTCGTCGGGCAGCTTGTGGCCGCCGCGCGCGAAGAACTTGATCCCGTTGTCCGGCATCGCGTTGTGGCTCGCCGAGAGCATCACGCCCAGGTCCGCGCCGAGCAGCCCGGTCAGGTAGGCGATCGCCGGCGTCGGCAACACGCCGGCGCGGTAGACGTCCACGCCCGCGCCCGCAAGCCCGGCGACCACGGCGGCCTCCAGGAACTCCCCGGACGCCCGCGGGTCACGACCCACCACGGCGAACGGCCTGCGGCCGTGCCCTGATTGCGGAATCCCGTCCCGGCCGCGTGATCCGAGCACCCGCGCGGCGGCGACCGCCAGATCGAGCGCCAGTTCCGCGGTCAGCCGGCCATTCGCCAGGCCACGCACGCCGTCCGTACCGAAGAGTCGTCCCACAGTTGGATCTCCCGCATACATTCCGGATGTCTCGGACACTACCTCTCGGCGTCACTCCTCCAGGAGTGCGCCGGAAAAAAGCATCAGGCCCCGGGGGCACGAACCGTGCCCCCGGGGCCTGATGACGCTGCGAACAGCCGCAGAGGGTGCTGCGGGCTGTTTAGCGCTTGCTGTACTGAGGCGCCTTGCGCGCCTTCTTCAGACCGTACTTCTTGCGCTCCGTGGCACGCGGGTCACGGGTCAGGAAGCCGGCCTTCTTGAGCGCCGGGCGGTTCGCCTCGACGTCGGCCTCGTTCAGCGAACGGGCCACACCCAGACGCAGCGCGCCGGCCTGGCCGGAGACGCCGCCACCGTGGATGCGGGCGTGCACGTCGTAGCGGTCGTCCAGCTCGAGCACCTTGAAGGGCTCGTTGACCAGCTGCTGGTGCACCTTGTTCGGGAAGTATTCCTCGAGCGAACGCCCGTTGATCTTCCACTTGCCGGTGCCGGGCACGATGCGAACGCGCGCGACGGCCTCCTTGCGGCGGCCGGTGGCCGCGCCCGCCTGCGGCTCGCTGAAGCGCGACGCGAGCGACTCGGAGGTGTAGCTCTCGAGCGGAAGAC includes these proteins:
- a CDS encoding DUF389 domain-containing protein — encoded protein: MFHLRLIVPVERSAAVRDLLLTEPGATHLVIWPGAAVQPAGDVISCDLAREATSSVIAELRALNLHRDGSIALEDLDVMLSRSADEAERDAPGESADSVVWEEIEEATSEESTLSVTFLAFLTVATMIAACGVLLDNAILIVGAMVVGPEFGPLAGLCVAAVQRRPRLAARSGLALLIGFPVAMLATMAFTALLGVLGLFERDMLERPRPLTEFIYQPDWLSFWVAMLAGVAGMLSLTSAKSGALIGVLISVTTVPAAANAAVAIWYTDYAQAGGSLGQLGLNLVAIVIAGTLTLLVQRGLWNLRAARTKRRPPAVAPGAAESS
- the alr gene encoding alanine racemase, with protein sequence MRAEARIDLDAIRDNIAAIRARVGSAAVMSVVKSNAYGHGMVPCARAARAGGATWLGTAVVEEALALRAAGDTGRVLTWLWAPGDAFEDAVRADVDISVSGAWALREVVAAARAAERPARVHLKADTGLGRNGCTPADWPALVDAALKAEADGSVEVVGLWSHFACADEPGHPSVPAQLDEFVAMLAHAEGRGVTPEVRHMANSPATLLLPDTHFDLVRVGLAGYGLSPVPEVGGPADFGLRPAMTLAANLAGVKRVPAGHGVSYGHAWIAPRDTNLALIPTGYADGIPRHASNVGPVQVAGRRRTIAGRVAMDQFVVDLGDDEASAGDEAILFGPGDRGEPTAEDWAVAIGTISYEIVTRIGARVPRVHTGTGAS
- a CDS encoding EamA family transporter → MAVQGGSKGLGRLGMLLATAVAPATWGTTYLVTTQMLPADRPLLAAGVRALPAGLILVALARRLPTGVWWWRSFVLGMLNVGLFFPLIFAGAYRLPGGVAATIGAVSPLIVAGLSFLILKVRTQPRVLLAGVGGVIGVGLLVLSSQAKIDPIGVGLMLVATTLMAAGVVMSARWGRPEGVSLLATTGWQLTVGGMVIVPLMFAVEGMPPVPTGRNLLGFGYLVLIGTALAYVLWFRGIERLGAGVASFLGLVNPVIATLAGLIVLGQTLTPLQVLGLVIALGAMVLGQRAPRRAPAVRRVEAPVTIAGRTRTSEVVEAS
- the glmM gene encoding phosphoglucosamine mutase, translating into MGRLFGTDGVRGLANGRLTAELALDLAVAAARVLGSRGRDGIPQSGHGRRPFAVVGRDPRASGEFLEAAVVAGLAGAGVDVYRAGVLPTPAIAYLTGLLGADLGVMLSASHNAMPDNGIKFFARGGHKLPDEVEDRIEALLGTEWERPTGSAVGRVQDHPEGHERYVEHLLSSLPHRLDGLKVVVDCANGASSAVAPDALRRAGAEVIAIHAEPDGLNINDNCGSTHMDALAAAVVEHGADAGIAHDGDADRCLAVDARGELVDGDAILAVLALAMRDGGHLVDNTLVATVMSNLGLRLAMQAAGIKMVETAVGDRYVLEAMQASGLSLGGEQSGHVVLLEHATTGDGTLTALRLLARVAETGKPLHELASVMTRLPQRLVNVAGVDRTRVHTTPELARAVALVEERLGATGRVLLRPSGTEPLVRVMVEAETHDQAHDEAAHLAEVVRTLLALE
- the glmS gene encoding glutamine--fructose-6-phosphate transaminase (isomerizing) gives rise to the protein MCGIVGYVGAQSALDVVIGGLRRLEYRGYDSAGVAVLVDGALVSEKRAGKLANLVDALTQSPLPVGTCGIGHTRWATHGAPNDVNAHPHLDNAGRVAVVHNGIIENFAALRAELTERGHKLASETDTEVVAHLLAEEFPGAGQDLAEAMRRVCRRLEGAFTLVATHADAPDVVVGARRNSPLVVGRGVGENFLASDVAAFIEHTREAIELGQDQVVELRRDSVTVTDFHGAPAAFREYHVDWDVSAAEKDGYDYFMLKEIAEQPKAVGDTLLGRIGTDGRLVLDEVRIADEVLREIDKVVIIACGTSFHAGLIAKYAIEHWTRVPCEVELASEFRYRDPILDRQTLVVTISQSGETMDTLMAQRHAREQGAKVLVICNTNGSTMPREADAVLYTHAGPEVAVASTKAFLTQLVACYLVALYLGQVRGTKWGDEITEVIEQLAAMPEMVDKVLDTMEPVRELARSLKDAGSVLFLGRHVGYPVALEGALKLKELAYMHAEGFAAGELKHGPIALIEEGLPVVVVVPSPRGRSVLHDKIVSNIQEIRARGARTIVIAEEGDEAVVPYADHLVRIPATPVLLQPLVSTVPLQVFACELATAKGHEVDQPRNLAKSVTVE
- the coaA gene encoding type I pantothenate kinase yields the protein MHSFAAQGPARDLSPFVELDRAAWTRLRAGTPLPLTADELERLRGLGDVVDLDEVSDVYLPLSRLLNLYVGATRGLGRALTTFLGNGENPGIPFVIGVAGSVAVGKSTTARILRELLARWPDHPHVELLTTDGFLYPNEELERRGIMHRKGFPESYDRRALVRFVADVKAGKPEVTAPVYSHLTYDIVPNERLTIHRPDILIVEGLNVLQPASPTADGRPRLALSDFFDFSVYVDARTQDIRRWYLERFLKLRQTAFRDPASYFRKYAVMTPDDALRYAENTWATINEVNLVQNIRPTRGRATLVLQKDAEHAVSRLRLRKL
- a CDS encoding holo-ACP synthase translates to MIIGVGIDVADIARFGQSLERTPGLADRLFTEAERNVRPGQPRGVASLAARFAAKEALAKALGAPGGLHWLDAEVTTEDSGRPLLAVTGTVAARAAELGVMHWHVSLSHDAGIASAVVIAEG
- a CDS encoding MarR family winged helix-turn-helix transcriptional regulator, with protein sequence MTGRDAIDDVWDQWHRERPEIDPDLLDVMAAVGRMNRLRRHIDQTLRTYFARYGLDFSEFDVLATLRRSGGAEGVSAGTLLRSAMVTSGAITNRVDKLTAKGLVERSVCAEDRRSVRVKLTPEGIRLVDDILLGHIENEARFLAVLDADERDLLNNLLRKLLIAQGDTHLG
- a CDS encoding NAD(P)H-hydrate dehydratase gives rise to the protein MRAAHTVEQVRAAEAALLATLPEGTLMRRAAAGLAGTCVRLLDRVYGARVVLLVGSGDNGGDALYAGGMLARRGARVDALLLAPDRAHAAGLAWARAAGVRALDAVDPDRPGLAGLLGRADLVLDGIVGIGGRGALRPTAAALLARVSGAMVVAVDVPSGVDADTGEVAGAAVRADVTVTFGTHKPGLLIDPGAAHAGVVHLVDIGLGPHLPEPNPTVLQLDDVARLLPTPSGESDKYSRGVLGVAAGSPRYPGAAVLVVGAAVRGGVGAVRCTGPAAVLGPVLAAHPEALATQAPPAEAGRVQAWVVGPGLDTDPDAEARFASVLGAEVPVLVDADGLTLLARSAPGTRPAPALLTPHAGEAVRLFAAAGVEVTRERIEAARLEHARRLAALYRCVVLLKGSTTVIAAPDGRARVNPTGTPRLATAGSGDVLSGLAGALLAAGLDALDAGSVAAWLHGLAARTLPGPVTAPDLVRALPGVWADVTGT